In Nitrosophilus labii, the following proteins share a genomic window:
- a CDS encoding pyridoxine 5'-phosphate synthase — protein MLLGVNIDHIAVLREARKINDPDPIEALGIVKRAGADQITIHLREDRRHINDFDAKKIVELSPLPVNMECSIENEIIDIVCSLKPHRATIVPEKREEVTTEGGLDVIKNFEKISDVCKKLKDNEIDVSLFVDPDFEIIAASADTEADMIEIHTGHYSNIYAMLYSNLRYSPHSIKELELSRSELRDMLSNALGDIENSAVYANKAGLTVAAGHGLNYQNVKAISKIDNIIELNIGQSIIARSVWVGLEAATKEMIALIKE, from the coding sequence ATGCTACTAGGAGTCAATATAGATCATATCGCAGTTTTAAGAGAGGCTAGAAAAATAAACGATCCAGATCCCATTGAAGCGTTAGGTATAGTTAAAAGAGCCGGAGCCGATCAGATAACTATACATTTAAGAGAGGATAGAAGACATATCAACGATTTTGATGCGAAAAAGATTGTAGAACTATCTCCTCTACCGGTCAATATGGAGTGCTCTATAGAAAATGAAATCATAGATATCGTCTGCTCTTTGAAACCGCATAGAGCCACTATAGTACCTGAAAAAAGAGAAGAGGTAACAACCGAAGGCGGACTAGACGTTATAAAAAATTTTGAAAAAATTAGCGATGTTTGTAAAAAACTGAAAGATAATGAGATAGACGTCTCTTTGTTTGTGGATCCAGACTTTGAGATAATCGCCGCAAGTGCCGATACCGAAGCCGATATGATTGAGATTCACACAGGACACTATTCAAATATCTACGCTATGCTATATAGTAACCTTAGATACTCCCCGCATTCCATAAAAGAGCTAGAATTATCAAGAAGCGAACTTAGAGATATGCTATCAAACGCTCTTGGCGATATAGAAAATTCGGCAGTCTATGCAAATAAAGCAGGACTTACGGTAGCCGCGGGTCATGGACTAAACTATCAAAACGTAAAAGCTATCTCAAAAATCGACAATATTATAGAGCTCAATATAGGGCAGAGCATCATAGCTAGAAGCGTTTGGGTGGGATTAGAAGCGGCGACTAAAGAGATGATTGCTCTAATCAAAGAGTAA
- a CDS encoding GW dipeptide domain-containing protein: MKKLYISLAFAALLISGCSEKSENKEKPTVLNKSEQKAPIQNEKENEKVDGVYGISAELEKDEPEVKSDSFHQPQQQQNGVKSGKVLESVDAGGYTYVKVEDSGYVYWIAGPKTEVVVGEMISYVPQMWMENFHSNTLNRDFDKVLFVAVIAPLKGDTQANACETCNSCGDTNQTSLQESKSAQKAESGTINIEKPQDGYSIAEIFEKKGELKDKNVKVKGKVTKVSRGIMGKDWVHITDDGKDDLVITSPSANVETGEVVTVIGILKTDVDLGYGYFFPVIIEEAKFEK; this comes from the coding sequence ATGAAAAAACTTTATATTAGTTTGGCTTTTGCGGCTCTTTTGATAAGCGGATGTTCGGAAAAGAGTGAAAATAAAGAAAAACCTACCGTTCTTAATAAAAGTGAACAAAAAGCCCCTATACAAAATGAGAAAGAAAATGAGAAGGTTGATGGAGTTTATGGGATAAGTGCTGAGCTTGAGAAGGATGAGCCGGAGGTTAAGAGTGACTCTTTTCATCAACCTCAACAGCAACAAAACGGCGTAAAGAGCGGGAAAGTCTTAGAGAGTGTAGATGCAGGTGGTTATACATACGTAAAAGTTGAAGACAGCGGTTATGTATATTGGATTGCCGGTCCTAAAACCGAAGTTGTAGTAGGAGAGATGATCTCTTACGTTCCTCAGATGTGGATGGAAAATTTTCATAGCAATACATTAAATAGAGATTTTGATAAAGTTTTGTTTGTAGCCGTTATAGCCCCTTTAAAAGGAGATACTCAAGCTAATGCGTGTGAGACGTGTAATAGTTGCGGTGATACCAATCAAACATCACTACAAGAGTCCAAATCTGCTCAAAAGGCCGAGTCAGGTACGATAAATATAGAAAAACCGCAAGATGGTTATTCTATAGCCGAAATTTTTGAGAAAAAAGGGGAGTTAAAAGATAAGAACGTAAAAGTCAAAGGTAAAGTCACAAAAGTTTCAAGAGGGATAATGGGAAAAGATTGGGTGCATATAACCGATGACGGAAAAGACGACTTAGTGATCACTTCTCCTTCGGCAAACGTTGAAACTGGCGAGGTGGTAACGGTTATCGGGATTTTAAAAACCGATGTAGATTTAGGATACGGATACTTCTTTCCTGTAA
- the pdxA gene encoding 4-hydroxythreonine-4-phosphate dehydrogenase, whose amino-acid sequence MQKKPTIAISIGDINGICPQIALNAHNKIKEICSPIYFTNYEMIDKAAKLLNIDVPYDFEVEYIKGDFKIRPGTIDKKSGKYSFDSFKKAVIFTKKGITEALVTLPIHKKAWEKAGIKYKGHTDALRDFFKKNAIMMLGCEKMFVALYTEHIPLKKVPKEIKTKKLKKFLLDFYSSLVTHNTSLQIPVLGLNPHAGDDGVLGNEEEKIKKAIKKANEKLKKEIFFGPVVPDIVFTPNFRKNYKYLVAMYHDQGLSPLKALYFEESINVSLNLPIVRTSVDHGTAYDIAYKKDNKINLESYINAVKFAANISQKRIVDEL is encoded by the coding sequence ATGCAAAAAAAGCCGACTATAGCAATCAGCATCGGCGATATAAACGGTATATGCCCTCAAATAGCCCTAAACGCTCATAATAAAATAAAAGAGATTTGCAGCCCTATATATTTTACAAATTACGAAATGATTGATAAAGCGGCAAAACTTTTAAATATAGATGTTCCTTACGATTTTGAAGTTGAGTATATAAAAGGAGATTTTAAGATTCGTCCCGGCACCATTGACAAAAAAAGTGGAAAATATAGTTTTGATAGTTTTAAAAAAGCTGTTATTTTTACAAAAAAAGGTATAACCGAAGCTTTGGTAACTCTACCCATTCACAAAAAAGCGTGGGAAAAAGCCGGTATTAAATATAAAGGGCACACAGATGCTCTTAGAGACTTTTTCAAAAAAAATGCTATTATGATGCTTGGCTGCGAAAAGATGTTTGTAGCTCTTTATACCGAACATATCCCTCTAAAAAAGGTACCAAAAGAGATAAAAACAAAAAAACTAAAAAAATTTCTTTTAGATTTTTACTCATCACTCGTAACTCATAACACATCACTTCAAATTCCTGTTTTAGGTCTTAATCCCCATGCCGGAGACGATGGAGTACTTGGTAATGAGGAGGAAAAAATCAAAAAAGCTATCAAAAAAGCCAATGAAAAACTAAAAAAAGAGATCTTTTTCGGCCCAGTTGTCCCCGATATCGTCTTTACTCCAAATTTTAGAAAAAATTATAAATATTTAGTAGCAATGTATCACGATCAAGGATTATCTCCCCTAAAAGCTTTGTACTTTGAAGAGAGTATTAACGTGAGCCTAAACCTTCCAATCGTCAGAACCTCGGTAGATCACGGAACCGCCTATGATATCGCTTACAAAAAAGATAATAAAATCAATCTTGAAAGTTATATTAACGCCGTAAAATTTGCGGCAAATATATCACAAAAAAGGATAGTAGATGAGTTATAA